A single region of the Plasmodium relictum strain SGS1 genome assembly, contig: PRELSG_00_v1_55, whole genome shotgun sequence genome encodes:
- a CDS encoding fam-f protein, whose protein sequence is MKSRLFLISHFNFLCIIAININFYGINEYYNSNKYKPKFVRYKEIQLIRNLAEVFNFTDKDILNDEGLTIKEVQLLYNMNETKDEDTALKEFFGDPRLLFVKLVDLIFLGNFNEKLKQ, encoded by the exons ATGAAAAGCCGTTTATTTCTAATCtctcattttaatttttta TGTATAATAGCAATAAATATTAACTTCTATGGTATTAACGAATATTACAACTCAAACaa atACAAACCTAAATTTGTTAGGTATAAAGAAATACAATTAATAAGAAATTTAGCAGAAGTATTCAATTTTACAGATAAGGATATATTAAATGATGAGGGCCTTACAATAAAAGAGGTACAATTACTGTATAATATGAATGAAACAAAAGATGAAGATACAGCACTTAAAGAATTCTTTGGTGATCCGAGACttttatttgtaaaattggtagatttaatatttttaggaaattttaatgaaaaatt